From Pogoniulus pusillus isolate bPogPus1 chromosome 5, bPogPus1.pri, whole genome shotgun sequence, the proteins below share one genomic window:
- the TMEM45A gene encoding transmembrane protein 45A gives MGNFKGHALPGSFFLLFGLWWSVKYPLKYACRKNKNACCLGSRAGFQRLEFVEGIIKAVFALIGMVAEQFVPDGPHLKLYNYEEKHWDHLMNWQHATMYLFYGISGLVDIVAHGTNTLPLAMDRMMLSVAVFIEGFLFCYHLHGRAMLDVHVHQLLLFAVFGAAVCIFLEVFFRGSTVLEMLRTSLCILQGSWFWQIGFVLYPPNGSPEWNQTDHTNMMFLTMCYCWHYAFAFLIIAVNYTIVSWAVRSKVKQSQSMEMGLLKTSERDQDSEDEM, from the exons ATGGGTAATTTCAAAGGGCATGCCCTCCCTGGaagctttttccttctctttggcTTATGGTGGTCAGTGAAGTATCCACTGAAGTATGCCTGTCGAAAAAACAAGAACGCTTGCTGCCTTGGTTCCAGAGCAGGATTTCAGCGCCTGGAGTTTGTTGAGGGGATCATTAAAGCTGTATTTGCCCTGATTG GGATGGTGGCTGAGCAATTTGTTCCTGATGGACCTCATCTGAAGTTGTATAATTATGAGGAAAAGCACTGGGACCACTTGATGAACTGGCAGCATGCCACCATGTACCTCTTCTATGGCATTTCAGGATTAGTTGACATCGTGGCACATGGGACCAACACGTTGCCATTGGCCATGGACAGGATGATGCTTTCTGTAGCAGTGTTTATTGAAG GTTTTCTCTTTTGCTACCATCTTCATGGCAGAGCCATGTTGGATGTCCATGTTCATCagttgctgctgtttgctgtctTTGGAGCTGCTGTTTGCATATTTCTGGAAGTTTTCTTCCGTGGCAGTACTGTGCTAGAGATGCTCCGTACAAGCCTTTGTATATTACAAGGCAGCTGGTTCTGGCAG ATTGGCTTTGTGCTTTATCCTCCAAATGGGAGCCCAGAGTGGAATCAGACGGATCATACTAACATGATGTTCCTGACCATGTGCTATTGCTGGCATTACGCCTTTGCTTTTCTTATAATTGCAGTGAACTACACAATTGTCAGCTG GGCGGTTCGTTCAAAGGTTAAACAGTCCCAGTCCATGGAAATGGGATTACTGAAGACATCTGAACGAGATCAGGACTCAGAAGATGAAATGTAG